A window of the Coprobacter fastidiosus genome harbors these coding sequences:
- a CDS encoding glycoside hydrolase family 97 protein, translating into MYRNLFLFLCFIMVLTGHAQSIESPNRQLNLTFHVDNGIPYYSLLYKGKIIIEKSRLGFEMKNIPSMVDNFSILKSSTSAFDETWEPVWGEVKKIRNQYNELEITLEQGSPKRTVIIRFRLYDDGLGFRYEFPNQKNLSYFTIAEEITQFNLGKDYTAFWIRGDYDTNEYNYTTSLLSEVSHQIDAATEEISAQTPTKEISVQTPLMLKGNGVYINIHEAALKDYPAMLLELDSTGVILSTHLTPDPLGGKGRMQTATQTPWRTILISDNAADILASKTILNLNEPNKIEDTSWIKPMKYIGVWWEMFIPNGGSWAYADTSNIKLDEIDYSRIEPNGRHAANTENVKRYIDFAAKHGFDGVLVEGWNIGWEDWFGTMKENVFDFVTPYPDFDLNELKKYAAQKGVKLIMHHETSASIPNYERRMNEAYQFMKDNGYDAVKSGYVGTIIPLGEHHYGQTMVNHYLRAIEKGADYKIMINAHEPVRPTGMHRTYPNYLAAESARGTEYEALGNIKPDHQTILPFTRLIGGPMDYTPGIFQTDFSYYDPNVKNRVNTTLSKQLALYVTMYSPLQMAADLPENYERFADAFQFIKDVPVDWDDTRILEAEPGDYITIARKKKGEDEWFIGSITDENKRVSNIRLNFLDPGKNYIATIYADGEDADYETRPQSYTIKNYRVNSKSELAIPIARSGGYAIHIKENSSQTN; encoded by the coding sequence ATGTACAGAAACTTATTTTTATTTCTTTGTTTTATTATGGTACTCACAGGACACGCTCAAAGTATTGAATCACCTAATCGCCAATTAAATCTGACATTTCACGTCGATAACGGCATTCCGTATTATTCCTTACTGTATAAAGGGAAAATAATTATTGAAAAAAGCAGACTTGGTTTTGAAATGAAAAATATTCCATCTATGGTAGATAATTTCAGTATATTAAAAAGTTCGACATCTGCTTTTGATGAAACATGGGAACCCGTATGGGGAGAGGTAAAAAAAATACGAAATCAATATAATGAACTGGAAATTACTTTGGAACAAGGTAGTCCGAAAAGAACTGTTATTATACGATTCAGATTATACGATGATGGACTTGGATTCAGGTATGAATTTCCAAATCAAAAAAATCTTTCTTATTTTACAATTGCCGAAGAAATTACTCAATTTAATTTAGGAAAAGATTATACTGCATTTTGGATAAGAGGAGACTACGATACAAACGAATATAATTATACGACATCATTATTATCAGAAGTCTCACACCAAATAGATGCCGCTACCGAAGAAATCTCGGCACAAACACCAACTAAAGAGATATCTGTACAAACTCCTCTGATGCTTAAAGGTAACGGGGTCTATATAAATATCCATGAAGCTGCTTTAAAAGATTATCCTGCTATGTTATTGGAACTGGATAGTACCGGAGTGATATTATCAACACATTTGACTCCAGACCCGTTAGGAGGAAAAGGCAGAATGCAAACAGCAACTCAAACTCCTTGGAGAACAATATTAATAAGCGATAATGCTGCAGATATTCTGGCGTCGAAGACCATTCTCAATTTAAATGAGCCCAACAAAATCGAAGATACCTCATGGATAAAGCCAATGAAATATATAGGTGTTTGGTGGGAAATGTTCATTCCAAATGGAGGTTCCTGGGCTTATGCAGACACGTCTAATATAAAGCTTGATGAAATCGACTATTCTCGGATAGAACCGAACGGACGCCACGCAGCGAACACTGAGAACGTGAAACGCTATATAGATTTTGCAGCTAAACACGGCTTTGACGGAGTATTGGTGGAAGGTTGGAATATCGGATGGGAAGATTGGTTTGGAACAATGAAAGAGAATGTTTTCGATTTTGTTACACCTTATCCGGATTTCGATTTAAATGAGCTCAAAAAATATGCGGCACAAAAAGGAGTGAAATTGATTATGCACCACGAGACATCAGCTTCGATTCCAAACTACGAACGCCGAATGAATGAAGCTTATCAATTTATGAAAGATAACGGCTATGATGCCGTAAAATCGGGATATGTGGGAACAATTATTCCTTTGGGAGAGCATCATTATGGACAAACTATGGTAAATCATTACTTGAGAGCTATCGAAAAAGGTGCTGACTATAAAATCATGATTAATGCTCACGAACCTGTACGCCCGACAGGTATGCATCGTACTTACCCAAATTATTTGGCTGCAGAATCGGCTCGAGGAACAGAATATGAGGCATTGGGAAATATCAAACCAGATCATCAGACCATATTACCATTTACCAGACTTATCGGAGGTCCGATGGATTATACCCCGGGAATTTTCCAAACAGACTTTAGCTATTATGATCCAAATGTTAAAAATAGGGTTAACACAACATTATCAAAACAATTGGCCTTATATGTAACGATGTACAGTCCTTTACAAATGGCAGCGGATTTACCGGAAAATTATGAAAGGTTTGCTGATGCTTTTCAATTTATCAAGGATGTTCCTGTTGACTGGGACGATACTCGAATATTGGAAGCCGAACCCGGAGATTATATCACTATCGCCAGAAAAAAGAAAGGGGAAGACGAATGGTTCATCGGTAGCATTACAGATGAAAATAAAAGAGTCTCAAATATCCGCTTAAATTTTCTTGATCCGGGCAAGAACTATATCGCAACTATATATGCTGATGGAGAAGATGCCGATTATGAAACCCGTCCACAATCCTATACCATCAAAAACTATCGAGTAAATTCTAAATCAGAATTAGCTATTCCTATTGCACGTAGCGGCGGATATGCCATTCATATAAAAGAAAACAGTTCTCAAACGAATTAA
- a CDS encoding DUF6048 family protein codes for MLKKRNNLLSVIFLLIVSATFAQQRQSTNSVPQKKEEKKESKYKFPLLNGLILGVDLYNPVANLFGQKYGNYEASLELNMYNRFLPTWEIGIGRADNRPEEMNFTYVGKPALYNRIGINYNFHYNNDGPGTFFVGLRYGFSAFKYDITNITLESPYWGTSYSESITGQKSKAQWIEALGGIRVRLYKDLMMGWTVRYKWLIKAKSNDFSTPWFIPGYGNKGSVLGITYSIYYKFPLRRKVADNKTDASVKK; via the coding sequence ATGTTGAAGAAGCGGAATAACTTGCTATCGGTCATTTTTTTGTTGATCGTTTCTGCAACATTCGCTCAGCAACGACAGTCGACAAATTCAGTTCCTCAGAAAAAAGAGGAAAAGAAGGAATCTAAATATAAATTCCCATTATTGAACGGACTTATTTTGGGCGTTGATTTGTATAATCCTGTAGCGAATTTGTTCGGGCAGAAGTATGGAAATTATGAAGCGAGTTTGGAGTTGAATATGTATAATCGCTTTTTACCTACTTGGGAGATTGGGATAGGGCGTGCCGATAACAGACCTGAAGAAATGAATTTTACTTATGTCGGTAAGCCTGCGCTTTATAACCGTATCGGTATAAATTATAATTTTCATTATAATAATGACGGTCCTGGAACTTTTTTCGTAGGATTGCGGTATGGTTTTTCTGCTTTCAAGTATGATATAACGAATATAACATTAGAATCTCCCTATTGGGGAACTTCTTATAGTGAGAGTATTACCGGACAAAAATCTAAAGCACAATGGATCGAGGCGTTAGGCGGTATTCGTGTTCGTTTGTATAAGGATTTGATGATGGGGTGGACTGTCCGTTATAAATGGCTGATAAAGGCAAAAAGTAATGACTTTTCTACTCCGTGGTTTATCCCCGGTTATGGGAATAAAGGTTCTGTTTTGGGGATAACGTATTCGATTTACTATAAATTCCCTTTGAGAAGAAAGGTGGCCGATAATAAAACAGATGCGTCGGTTAAAAAATAA
- a CDS encoding DUF6452 family protein produces MGKILDIILVVFLLGIGFVSCGDDGCMENRSSIPLIAFYSDADTTQRVAIDSLTVWGIGQINDSLLLDTASVNQFMAPLRDGVDTTKYVLRYDQENLNPRYKFDTLTFVYHSYVKFESAECGAMFNYVIDDFRYTTHQLVSATLLTKEIDNLNIENVKLFYHVEEAE; encoded by the coding sequence ATGGGGAAAATATTAGATATTATTTTAGTAGTTTTTTTGCTGGGAATAGGATTTGTATCATGTGGAGACGATGGCTGTATGGAAAATCGTAGCAGTATCCCGTTGATAGCTTTTTATTCCGATGCCGATACGACTCAACGAGTTGCGATAGACTCGCTGACGGTATGGGGAATAGGTCAGATAAATGATTCTTTGCTTTTGGATACAGCCTCGGTAAATCAATTCATGGCGCCATTGAGAGATGGTGTAGATACGACAAAATATGTTTTGCGCTATGACCAGGAAAACCTGAATCCCAGATACAAATTCGATACGTTGACATTTGTATATCATTCGTATGTGAAATTTGAATCGGCCGAATGTGGTGCAATGTTTAATTATGTGATCGATGATTTTAGATATACGACTCATCAACTTGTCTCAGCGACATTATTGACTAAGGAGATCGATAACCTGAATATTGAGAATGTAAAACTTTTCTATCATGTTGAAGAAGCGGAATAA
- a CDS encoding nitroreductase family protein: MKKTDGDNEGFDLLTLARLRCSVRAYTSRAVESEKLEYILEAVRLAPSAVNFQPWLFIVIQDEKDRKKLQQCYDRDWFTQAPVYIVACGDHRQSWKRKSDMKDFCDVDVAIAVEHLCLAATEQELGTCWVCNFDTKLCAEILNLPEDIKPLVLIPIGYPENPDVFASTPKKRKAFNEIVKWGKY; the protein is encoded by the coding sequence ATGAAAAAGACCGATGGTGATAATGAAGGTTTCGATTTGCTGACTTTAGCGCGTCTGCGATGTTCTGTCCGGGCATATACATCTCGTGCTGTAGAATCGGAAAAGCTTGAATATATATTAGAAGCCGTTCGATTAGCTCCTTCGGCAGTAAATTTTCAGCCTTGGCTTTTTATTGTAATTCAGGATGAGAAAGACCGGAAAAAATTACAACAGTGTTATGACCGAGACTGGTTTACTCAAGCTCCGGTTTATATTGTTGCATGTGGAGATCACCGACAATCATGGAAGCGGAAAAGCGATATGAAAGATTTTTGTGATGTGGATGTTGCGATTGCAGTCGAGCATCTTTGTTTAGCAGCAACGGAACAGGAGTTAGGCACATGCTGGGTGTGCAATTTCGATACGAAGTTATGTGCTGAAATCTTGAACCTTCCTGAGGATATCAAACCTCTGGTTTTAATACCGATCGGTTATCCCGAAAATCCCGATGTATTCGCCTCTACACCGAAAAAACGAAAAGCGTTTAATGAAATTGTAAAATGGGGAAAATATTAG
- a CDS encoding glycosyltransferase, with the protein MDISLVIPLYNEAESLPELTEWITRVMNANKFSYEILFINDGSTDNSWKVIEELSAKDEHIKGVKFRRNYGKSPALHVGFGRAEGDVVITMDADLQDSPDEIPELYRMVMEDGYDLVSGWKKKRYDPLSKTIPTKLFNATARKVTGIYLHDFNCGLKAYRNEVVKSIEVYGDMHRYIPYLAKSAGFSKIGEKVVHHQARKYGVTKFGLSRFVNGYLDLLTLWFFNKFAVKPMHFFGFLGSLMFVLGFFSVIAVGVYKLYSMYHNMPYRLVTDSPYFYLSLTAMILGTLLFLAGFLGELISRNSVERNRYNIEKEIK; encoded by the coding sequence ATGGATATTTCATTAGTTATACCATTATATAATGAAGCTGAATCTCTTCCTGAACTGACGGAATGGATTACCCGGGTGATGAATGCGAATAAATTTTCGTACGAGATATTATTCATAAATGATGGAAGTACCGATAATTCGTGGAAGGTGATTGAGGAGTTGAGTGCAAAAGACGAGCACATCAAGGGCGTTAAATTCCGTCGTAATTATGGAAAATCTCCGGCTTTACATGTCGGTTTTGGTAGAGCTGAAGGAGATGTCGTAATTACTATGGATGCCGATTTGCAAGATAGTCCTGATGAGATTCCGGAATTGTATCGTATGGTTATGGAAGATGGCTATGATCTTGTATCGGGCTGGAAGAAAAAACGTTATGATCCTTTATCGAAAACTATTCCTACGAAGTTGTTCAATGCAACGGCAAGAAAAGTTACCGGAATATATTTGCACGATTTTAATTGTGGATTAAAAGCATATCGAAACGAAGTGGTTAAAAGTATCGAGGTATATGGTGATATGCATCGGTATATACCCTATTTGGCAAAAAGTGCAGGCTTTTCGAAGATTGGGGAAAAAGTAGTTCACCATCAGGCGCGCAAGTATGGTGTGACGAAATTTGGTCTGAGTCGTTTTGTAAATGGGTATTTAGATTTGCTGACCCTTTGGTTTTTTAATAAGTTTGCGGTGAAGCCGATGCATTTTTTCGGATTTTTGGGAAGTCTGATGTTTGTGTTGGGATTTTTCTCGGTAATAGCGGTTGGTGTATATAAATTATATTCGATGTATCATAATATGCCGTATCGATTAGTAACAGATTCTCCGTATTTTTATCTTTCGCTTACGGCAATGATTTTGGGAACTTTGCTTTTTTTAGCAGGTTTTTTAGGAGAATTGATTTCTCGGAACTCAGTAGAACGTAATCGATATAATATTGAAAAAGAGATAAAATAA
- a CDS encoding DUF4199 domain-containing protein: protein MLREAPKKSIARYAMEYGVYFGIYLIVKFALTTFSLNNFVANFVSEVLLIAIPFILYYIMRHYKKQDGGNVRFSQLWMFGIFLFFFASLLSGVAEYVYYRYINPTYIEMQMAAVLDLIEKMTQAQDSEMLQVMRDGLAKGGAPSPIEMVFQTIWANVFFGSLLSIIIALIVSRKKKIKTL, encoded by the coding sequence ATGTTACGAGAAGCACCTAAAAAGTCGATCGCGCGTTACGCAATGGAATATGGAGTTTATTTCGGAATATATTTGATTGTGAAATTTGCATTGACTACATTTAGTTTGAATAACTTTGTCGCGAATTTTGTATCGGAAGTTTTATTGATAGCGATTCCGTTTATACTTTATTATATTATGCGGCATTATAAAAAACAAGACGGAGGAAATGTGCGTTTCTCACAATTGTGGATGTTCGGAATATTTTTGTTTTTCTTTGCATCGTTGTTGAGCGGAGTTGCCGAATATGTTTATTATAGATATATAAATCCGACTTACATAGAGATGCAAATGGCTGCAGTACTCGACCTGATTGAGAAGATGACACAAGCTCAGGATTCGGAAATGTTACAAGTGATGAGGGACGGCTTAGCAAAAGGCGGAGCTCCTTCTCCGATTGAGATGGTATTTCAGACGATTTGGGCGAATGTGTTTTTCGGGTCTCTGTTATCTATAATTATAGCTTTGATAGTTTCCCGAAAAAAGAAAATAAAAACCTTATAA
- a CDS encoding T9SS type A sorting domain-containing protein, whose translation MKKTFTTFLVFAALSLGIKAQTTTWSFENLSDGTITENTPINGLEINASKVWTVEPNTKTFGTDQYTKRLKSGGGDRSLTFPVTGPGTIEIAALSSSTSEPERSFTIEGYTLFTKAEGDESTDYITMNYTGPATTLTLTTNAGINFYAIRYTPNGEKPVISNKLWDLSTFYSATGEFTETCIKDGLVIYVGPTPEGSSKTLTMTWASSNKSFNIDGTKTKLAGQLKAGGDSKIDPDTNIPANRVIKFKPTSDGSISVGAITGSTGQDRNVIISKYNAGTISVLTTGNTNIVEGANGFEPFSTDYTYNAGDEIWIYADNNIQYWFVRFTGSVDPDFNGELSGISTNTIEFYPEIVISNREIRVTEPVDMEIYAISGYKVAEQKNTTVITTQNMEHGAYIVKCTSSKGKVVTKKFIK comes from the coding sequence ATGAAAAAGACATTTACTACTTTTCTTGTATTCGCAGCTCTTTCATTAGGAATTAAAGCGCAAACTACGACATGGTCTTTTGAAAATCTCTCTGATGGAACAATTACGGAAAATACACCCATAAACGGATTAGAGATTAATGCCAGTAAAGTGTGGACAGTAGAACCCAATACCAAAACTTTCGGTACTGACCAATATACTAAAAGATTAAAATCTGGTGGAGGAGATCGCTCCCTCACCTTTCCTGTAACCGGACCGGGGACAATCGAAATAGCAGCTCTATCGAGCAGTACCAGTGAACCGGAAAGATCATTCACCATAGAAGGATATACTCTGTTCACAAAAGCTGAAGGAGATGAAAGTACAGATTACATAACTATGAATTATACCGGTCCTGCAACGACTCTTACTCTCACAACCAATGCCGGAATAAACTTTTATGCTATTAGATATACTCCTAACGGAGAAAAACCTGTAATAAGCAATAAATTATGGGATTTATCAACATTTTACAGTGCGACAGGAGAGTTTACAGAAACATGTATAAAAGACGGACTGGTTATATATGTAGGTCCTACACCAGAAGGGTCTTCAAAAACATTAACCATGACTTGGGCCTCCAGTAATAAAAGTTTCAATATCGATGGAACAAAAACCAAATTAGCAGGACAATTAAAAGCCGGAGGCGATTCAAAAATCGATCCTGATACAAATATCCCGGCAAACCGCGTCATAAAATTTAAACCCACTTCGGATGGATCGATCTCCGTAGGTGCAATTACCGGAAGTACAGGACAAGACAGAAATGTTATTATCAGCAAATATAATGCAGGCACAATATCTGTATTAACTACCGGAAACACGAATATTGTAGAAGGAGCTAACGGATTTGAGCCATTCTCAACAGATTACACATATAATGCCGGTGATGAAATTTGGATATATGCAGATAATAATATCCAATATTGGTTTGTACGATTTACCGGAAGTGTAGATCCCGACTTTAATGGTGAATTATCAGGAATTTCGACCAATACGATAGAATTTTATCCTGAAATTGTTATCAGCAACAGAGAAATCCGAGTTACAGAACCAGTCGATATGGAAATATACGCTATATCCGGATATAAAGTTGCCGAGCAAAAAAACACGACTGTTATAACTACTCAAAATATGGAACATGGTGCATATATCGTAAAATGTACATCGTCAAAAGGGAAAGTCGTTACAAAGAAATTTATAAAATAA